A region of Paractinoplanes abujensis DNA encodes the following proteins:
- a CDS encoding ATP-binding protein has product MTGHAHSEVLVGREADLAVLRDALKRARHAEPSTVLVGGEAGVGKTRLVEEFCQSLTTDPVRVLAGQCLELGEEGLPFAPFAGALRDLLRAEGPEVLDGHERELARLLPELGPPPEGEARRGLLFNAVAAVLGRAPLVLVIEDLHWADRSTRDLIAFLVRAARLPQLLLITTYRTDELHRGHPLRPFLGELDRVRGVLRLELDRLDREGTSELLTHLVGAEPDPRTVDAVNERAQGNPFFIEQFAAAADPSCDFPATLRDLLLARVDQLPEPAQRVLRVAAVGGTRFGHELLARVAGMPEADLESALRAVVAAQLVVVVDADGDYEFRHALVREAVHDDLLPGEHARLHARYAQAVEAEPHLVAAGRAPAEIAHHWHAAHDRPRALVTAKIAADEAKCRFAYGEQVRLLDRVLQLWEEVPDARSLLGLDHLDLLEESALAALHSGEYSRALMLTKAALGDLDAEAEPLRAGRLLVRRAKLLRTAGKSDARPECDEALRLLTSAPHSPEQVRLLAELAHLISSVDAARGFEVAQLAMAGANESGDLIAIVSAEVAYGSSCSGRQTAVEALPVMREATHRARAAGDFPSFTRGLISVSDSLFELGRYAESADAAAEGLPEADRIGVGRTTGVYLLANHAEALIALGRWDEADARLAEAARLDPPETMALPWLRLRARIRLARGREDAETLVTRAATFLRRPYLSTEGRLATVDLRLTAALGSAPATTAVETARAALAEPNLTVLPRYAWAILAHAAEAAADAGDTELAAQVAGVAAGLPQRYPAQVAFAAQTRAHLEGGAGRWAETVEAWRADGHRHELASALLRQAEAQAATGDRAAAAGAIAESVAIAAALGAVPLTEAADTLSRRLGIRPSAHRDELLTVREREVLRLVAEGHSNSRIAAGLYISPKTASVHVSRIIAKLQVSNRGEAAAVARRLGLLDELP; this is encoded by the coding sequence ATGACGGGGCATGCGCACAGCGAGGTGCTCGTCGGTCGCGAGGCCGACCTGGCCGTGCTGCGCGACGCACTCAAGCGGGCCCGCCACGCCGAGCCGTCGACCGTGCTGGTCGGCGGCGAGGCGGGGGTGGGCAAGACCCGTCTGGTCGAGGAGTTCTGCCAAAGCCTGACCACCGATCCCGTCCGGGTCCTGGCCGGTCAGTGCCTCGAGCTGGGGGAGGAGGGGCTGCCGTTCGCCCCGTTCGCCGGCGCCCTGCGTGACCTGCTGCGGGCCGAAGGCCCCGAGGTGCTCGACGGCCACGAGCGCGAGCTGGCCCGTCTGCTGCCCGAGCTGGGCCCGCCGCCCGAGGGCGAGGCCCGCCGTGGCCTGCTCTTCAACGCGGTCGCCGCCGTGCTCGGCCGCGCGCCGCTCGTGCTGGTCATCGAGGATCTGCACTGGGCCGACCGCTCCACCCGTGACCTCATCGCCTTCCTGGTGCGCGCGGCCCGCCTGCCCCAGCTGCTGCTGATCACCACCTATCGCACCGACGAGCTGCACCGCGGCCATCCGCTCCGGCCCTTCCTGGGCGAGCTCGATCGCGTACGGGGGGTGTTGCGCCTCGAGCTCGACCGGCTCGACCGCGAAGGCACCTCCGAGCTGCTCACCCACCTGGTCGGCGCCGAGCCCGACCCGCGCACGGTCGACGCCGTCAACGAGCGCGCCCAGGGCAACCCGTTCTTCATCGAGCAGTTCGCGGCCGCCGCCGACCCGTCCTGCGACTTCCCGGCCACCCTGCGCGACCTGCTGCTGGCCCGCGTCGACCAGCTGCCCGAGCCGGCCCAGCGCGTGCTGCGGGTGGCCGCGGTCGGTGGCACCCGGTTCGGCCACGAGCTGCTGGCCCGCGTGGCCGGCATGCCCGAGGCCGATCTCGAGTCGGCGCTCCGCGCGGTCGTCGCCGCCCAGCTCGTCGTGGTCGTCGACGCCGACGGGGATTACGAGTTCCGCCACGCCCTCGTGCGCGAGGCCGTGCACGACGACCTGCTGCCCGGTGAGCACGCCCGGCTCCACGCGCGCTACGCCCAGGCCGTCGAGGCCGAGCCCCACCTCGTCGCGGCGGGCCGGGCCCCGGCCGAGATCGCCCACCACTGGCACGCCGCCCACGACCGCCCGCGCGCCCTGGTCACCGCCAAGATCGCCGCCGACGAGGCCAAGTGCCGCTTCGCGTACGGGGAACAGGTGCGCCTGCTCGACCGGGTGCTCCAGCTGTGGGAAGAGGTGCCCGACGCCCGGAGCCTGCTCGGCCTCGACCACCTCGACCTGCTCGAGGAGTCGGCGCTGGCCGCACTCCACTCGGGGGAGTATTCGCGCGCGCTCATGCTGACCAAGGCCGCCCTCGGTGACCTCGACGCGGAGGCCGAGCCGCTGCGGGCCGGCCGCCTGCTCGTGCGCCGGGCCAAACTGCTGCGCACCGCGGGCAAGTCCGACGCCAGGCCCGAGTGTGACGAGGCGCTGCGGCTGCTCACCAGCGCCCCGCACAGCCCCGAGCAGGTGCGGCTGCTGGCCGAGCTGGCCCACCTGATCAGCTCCGTCGACGCCGCCCGCGGCTTCGAGGTGGCCCAGCTCGCGATGGCCGGCGCCAACGAATCCGGCGATCTCATCGCCATCGTGTCGGCCGAAGTGGCGTACGGGTCGTCCTGCTCCGGCCGGCAGACCGCCGTCGAAGCCCTGCCCGTGATGCGCGAAGCCACCCACCGGGCCCGGGCCGCGGGCGACTTCCCGAGCTTCACCCGCGGGCTGATCAGCGTCTCCGACTCGCTGTTCGAGCTCGGCCGCTACGCGGAGTCCGCCGACGCCGCGGCGGAGGGCCTGCCCGAGGCCGACCGCATCGGCGTCGGCCGCACCACAGGCGTCTACCTGCTGGCCAACCACGCCGAGGCGCTGATCGCCCTGGGCCGCTGGGACGAGGCCGACGCCCGCCTGGCCGAGGCCGCCCGGCTCGACCCGCCCGAGACGATGGCCCTGCCCTGGCTGCGCCTGCGCGCCCGCATCCGCCTGGCCCGCGGCCGGGAAGACGCGGAAACCCTGGTCACCCGGGCCGCCACCTTTCTGCGGCGGCCCTACCTCTCGACCGAGGGCCGCCTGGCCACCGTTGATCTGCGCTTGACGGCCGCCCTCGGCTCGGCGCCGGCGACGACCGCGGTTGAGACCGCCCGGGCCGCCCTGGCCGAGCCCAACCTGACCGTGCTGCCGCGTTACGCCTGGGCGATCCTGGCCCACGCCGCCGAGGCCGCCGCCGACGCCGGCGACACCGAGCTGGCGGCGCAGGTGGCCGGGGTCGCCGCGGGTCTGCCGCAGCGCTACCCGGCCCAGGTCGCCTTCGCCGCCCAGACGCGGGCCCACCTCGAAGGCGGGGCCGGCCGCTGGGCCGAGACCGTTGAGGCGTGGCGGGCCGACGGGCACCGCCACGAGCTGGCCTCCGCCCTGCTGCGGCAGGCCGAGGCTCAGGCCGCCACCGGCGACCGGGCCGCCGCGGCCGGCGCGATCGCCGAGTCGGTCGCGATCGCCGCCGCCCTGGGCGCGGTCCCGCTGACCGAGGCGGCCGACACGCTCAGCCGCCGCCTCGGCATCCGCCCGTCCGCCCACCGCGACGAACTCCTGACAGTCCGCGA
- a CDS encoding DUF4191 domain-containing protein, with amino-acid sequence MAKPEEKVSFGTRLKQIGQVFSFTAKQDKWFVPLLLAAILIPLALTVLLVILFGWIYLPIGIMVTLLAAVIVLNLRSNAAMMNAAEGQPGAAASLIENMRGDWRVRPAAASTTQFDMVHVVIGRPGVILLAEGNPQRVRGLLGQEKRRLSKVIGNAPLYDYVIGSDEGQLPVKKLRTTMMRLPRNLTGKDVNSLDKRLGALMARPQMPKGAIPKNMRPSKGAFRQQRPR; translated from the coding sequence ATGGCAAAACCCGAGGAGAAGGTGTCGTTCGGCACGCGCCTGAAGCAGATCGGTCAGGTGTTCTCGTTCACGGCGAAGCAGGACAAATGGTTCGTTCCGCTGTTGCTGGCGGCGATTCTGATCCCGCTCGCCCTGACGGTTCTCCTGGTGATCCTGTTCGGCTGGATCTACCTGCCGATCGGCATCATGGTCACGCTGCTGGCCGCCGTGATCGTGCTCAACCTGCGCTCGAACGCCGCGATGATGAACGCGGCCGAGGGCCAGCCCGGCGCCGCGGCCTCGCTGATCGAGAACATGCGGGGTGACTGGCGGGTGCGTCCCGCCGCCGCGTCGACCACGCAGTTCGACATGGTGCACGTGGTGATCGGCCGGCCCGGCGTGATCCTGCTGGCCGAGGGCAACCCGCAGCGCGTCCGCGGCCTGCTCGGCCAGGAGAAGAGGCGCCTGTCCAAGGTCATCGGCAACGCGCCGCTCTACGACTACGTGATCGGCAGCGACGAGGGCCAGCTCCCGGTCAAGAAGCTGCGCACGACGATGATGCGCCTGCCCCGCAACCTCACGGGCAAGGACGTCAACTCGCTCGACAAGCGCCTCGGCGCCCTGATGGCCCGCCCGCAGATGCCCAAGGGTGCGATCCCCAAGAACATGCGCCCCAGCAAGGGCGCGTTCCGCCAGCAGCGCCCCCGCTGA
- a CDS encoding RDD family protein, whose protein sequence is MAGKADGVTDPGTTETASFGRRLGALFIDWALATVIAAVLVDDLRTNPWPQLGLFVLVHAVFVGLFGQTLGMLLAGIRCISITDGGAIGLPRAAVRAVLLALVIPAMINDGDGRGLHDRAAKSVMVQRPRP, encoded by the coding sequence ATGGCAGGCAAGGCGGACGGCGTGACCGATCCGGGCACCACCGAGACGGCGTCGTTCGGCCGGCGGCTGGGGGCGCTCTTCATCGACTGGGCGCTGGCGACGGTGATCGCGGCTGTGCTCGTCGACGACCTGCGGACCAACCCGTGGCCTCAGCTCGGCTTGTTCGTGCTGGTGCACGCGGTGTTCGTCGGCCTGTTCGGACAGACCTTGGGCATGCTGCTGGCCGGCATCCGCTGCATCTCCATAACGGACGGTGGCGCGATCGGCCTGCCCCGGGCCGCGGTGCGGGCGGTGCTGCTGGCCCTCGTCATCCCCGCGATGATCAATGACGGCGACGGGCGAGGGCTGCATGATCGTGCGGCCAAGTCGGTCATGGTTCAGCGTCCGCGTCCCTGA
- the glnA gene encoding type I glutamate--ammonia ligase yields MFANPEELLRYLKDEDVKFVDVRFCDLPGVMQHFNMPVESFDDSVVTDGLAFDGSSIRGFQAIHESDMMLLPDVSTAFIDPFRIQKTLALNFFIHDPFTREPYSRDPRNVAKKAETYLASSGIADTAYFGAEAEFYIFDSIRHSTAAHQSFYYIDSIEGAWNSGREEEGGNRGYKTAYKGGYFPVAPVDHYSDLRDAMVRRMIDVGFTVERSHHEVGTAGQAEINYKFSTLLHAGDQMQMFKYIIKNTAWEHGKTATFMPKPLFGDNGSGMHTHQSLWLNGEPLFYDETGYAGLSDTARWYIGGLLHHAPSLLAFTNPTVNSYRRLVPGYEAPVNLVYSQRNRSACTRIPVTGSNPKAKRVEFRVPDPSSNPYLSFSAQMMAGLDGIKNKIEPPAPIDKDLYDLPPEEWGSVKQVPGSLDAVLNSLENDHEFLTAGGVFTDDLISTWIDWKRANEIDPVRLRPTPHEFEMYYNV; encoded by the coding sequence TTGTTCGCCAATCCCGAGGAACTCCTGCGATACCTCAAAGACGAGGACGTCAAGTTCGTAGACGTACGGTTCTGTGACCTGCCCGGCGTGATGCAGCACTTCAACATGCCGGTCGAGTCCTTCGACGACAGCGTCGTCACTGACGGTCTCGCCTTCGACGGTTCGTCGATCCGCGGGTTCCAGGCCATCCACGAGTCCGACATGATGCTTCTGCCGGACGTCTCCACGGCCTTCATCGACCCGTTCCGGATCCAGAAGACGCTGGCCCTCAACTTCTTCATCCACGACCCGTTCACCCGCGAGCCCTACTCGCGCGACCCGCGGAACGTGGCCAAGAAGGCCGAGACCTACCTGGCGTCCAGCGGCATCGCCGACACCGCCTACTTCGGCGCCGAGGCGGAGTTCTACATCTTCGACTCGATCCGCCACTCCACCGCCGCGCACCAGTCGTTCTACTACATCGACTCGATCGAGGGCGCCTGGAACTCCGGCCGTGAGGAAGAGGGCGGCAACCGCGGCTACAAGACCGCGTACAAGGGCGGCTACTTCCCCGTCGCCCCGGTCGACCACTACTCGGACCTGCGCGACGCCATGGTTCGCCGCATGATCGACGTCGGCTTCACCGTCGAGCGCTCGCACCACGAGGTCGGCACCGCCGGCCAGGCCGAGATCAACTACAAGTTCTCGACCCTGCTGCACGCCGGCGACCAGATGCAGATGTTCAAGTACATCATCAAGAACACCGCCTGGGAGCACGGCAAGACCGCCACGTTCATGCCGAAGCCGCTGTTCGGCGACAACGGCTCGGGCATGCACACCCACCAGAGCCTGTGGCTGAACGGCGAGCCGCTGTTCTACGACGAGACCGGTTACGCCGGCCTGTCCGACACGGCCCGCTGGTACATCGGCGGCCTGCTGCACCACGCGCCCAGCCTGCTGGCCTTCACCAACCCGACGGTCAACTCGTACCGGCGCCTGGTGCCCGGCTACGAGGCCCCGGTCAACCTGGTCTACTCGCAGCGCAACCGCTCGGCCTGCACCCGCATCCCGGTCACGGGCAGCAACCCCAAGGCCAAGCGCGTCGAGTTCCGCGTGCCCGACCCGTCGTCGAACCCGTACCTGTCGTTCTCGGCCCAGATGATGGCCGGCCTGGACGGCATCAAGAACAAGATCGAGCCCCCGGCCCCGATCGACAAGGACCTGTACGACCTGCCGCCGGAGGAGTGGGGCAGCGTCAAGCAGGTGCCGGGCTCGCTCGACGCGGTGCTCAACAGCCTCGAGAACGACCACGAGTTCCTCACGGCCGGCGGCGTCTTCACCGACGACCTGATCTCCACGTGGATCGACTGGAAGCGCGCCAACGAAATCGACCCCGTGCGCCTGCGCCCGACCCCGCACGAGTTCGAGATGTACTACAACGTCTGA
- a CDS encoding tyrosine-type recombinase/integrase — MRNRTEPRWAGGLALSFNSATAPGPVLPSRWGIHGLRHYYATLLIHAGASVKTVQLTLGHSTPTLTLNECVHEWPDALDRNRALVNGAPGERETAATSAVSRA, encoded by the coding sequence ATGCGGAACCGAACCGAGCCCAGGTGGGCCGGAGGCCTCGCGCTGAGTTTCAACAGCGCAACTGCTCCCGGCCCGGTGTTGCCGTCGCGTTGGGGGATCCACGGCCTACGGCACTACTACGCGACCTTGCTGATTCACGCGGGTGCAAGCGTCAAGACGGTCCAGTTGACGCTCGGACATTCCACGCCGACGCTGACGCTCAACGAGTGCGTACACGAGTGGCCGGATGCCCTCGACCGGAATCGAGCGCTGGTCAACGGGGCGCCCGGTGAACGCGAAACGGCGGCCACGTCGGCTGTGAGCCGAGCATGA